From one Chlamydiifrater phoenicopteri genomic stretch:
- a CDS encoding transglutaminase family protein, which produces MFFVLLVCFTFFYQTIEGHVDSSPADWLPLNGGQKIWSLNPSSLEAHCVYQTLHQDKESANWIQYLTGCPKELVFSLASLVTQVGLRKDDNFFIEKERNQEVVRWLRHQFSESLRDELDLGRELIFNEFGSDPNVEEKIIQYATFLDVLSLRARAIYVLRKGERSLSKEEQDLSLISAINTLLFEEIGIRYPSKREMFEEKFSLLSSVVNGKFGVCLGVSSLYLCIAQRLRIPLEIVTPPGHIYLRYLKGSGEYLNIETTAGGCHYETERYEGVDVKNLIQRSLREVIGLTFMNQGSFFLYAKDYTRAAFFYRKASSILGDSLLKELLAVALILSGNETEGEQLLKQLKDDKTQAGSITAQYLNGRINKDALETVFSEPKDNYEDLTRYRTRLQSVCSRYPNFLDAYRKLASICIQLGRTKEAMEALEHCYMKDSEDLSLLLSLCQLYLERMDYLRAKIALTRAEDLALKTQKGQHAVRAIRLHVSKVAP; this is translated from the coding sequence ATGTTTTTTGTTCTATTGGTTTGCTTTACTTTTTTTTATCAAACTATAGAAGGGCATGTAGATTCTTCTCCAGCTGATTGGTTGCCTTTAAATGGAGGGCAGAAAATCTGGAGCTTAAACCCCAGCTCTTTAGAGGCTCACTGCGTTTATCAAACTCTTCATCAAGATAAGGAAAGCGCAAATTGGATTCAGTATTTAACGGGATGTCCTAAGGAGCTTGTCTTTTCTCTGGCTAGTTTGGTTACGCAGGTCGGTCTAAGAAAGGATGATAATTTTTTTATTGAGAAAGAAAGAAATCAAGAAGTTGTTCGTTGGTTGCGGCACCAATTTTCTGAATCTCTACGAGATGAATTAGATTTGGGTAGGGAATTAATTTTTAATGAATTTGGATCGGATCCCAACGTTGAAGAAAAAATTATCCAGTATGCAACATTTTTAGATGTTCTATCTTTACGTGCTCGAGCAATCTATGTTTTGAGAAAAGGAGAGCGCTCGCTTAGTAAAGAGGAGCAAGATCTCTCTTTAATTTCAGCTATAAATACATTGTTGTTTGAAGAAATAGGGATACGTTACCCATCAAAAAGAGAAATGTTTGAAGAGAAATTTTCTCTTCTATCGTCTGTTGTGAATGGTAAATTTGGTGTTTGTTTAGGCGTTTCTTCTTTGTATCTGTGTATAGCTCAGAGATTGAGGATCCCTTTAGAAATTGTCACACCACCAGGGCATATATATTTGAGATACTTGAAAGGTTCTGGAGAATACTTGAATATTGAAACTACGGCAGGTGGGTGTCATTATGAAACAGAGCGTTATGAAGGAGTAGATGTTAAAAATCTGATCCAGAGGTCTTTGAGAGAGGTGATAGGTTTAACTTTTATGAATCAGGGCTCATTTTTTTTATATGCGAAAGATTATACTCGGGCAGCATTTTTCTATAGGAAGGCCTCGTCTATCCTTGGGGACTCTTTACTAAAAGAGTTGTTAGCTGTTGCGCTTATTTTGTCTGGGAACGAAACTGAGGGAGAGCAGCTTTTAAAGCAGTTAAAAGATGATAAAACACAAGCAGGTTCTATAACGGCTCAGTACTTGAATGGAAGGATAAATAAGGATGCTTTAGAGACCGTTTTTTCTGAGCCTAAAGATAACTATGAAGATCTAACCAGGTATAGAACTCGGCTTCAATCAGTTTGTTCAAGGTATCCAAATTTTTTAGATGCTTATCGAAAGTTGGCGTCTATTTGCATTCAGTTAGGAAGAACTAAAGAAGCTATGGAAGCTTTAGAGCATTGTTATATGAAAGATTCTGAAGACTTGTCGTTACTTCTTTCGTTGTGTCAGTTGTATTTAGAAAGGATGGATTATCTCAGGGCAAAAATAGCTCTGACGAGGGCAGAAGATTTGGCTTTAAAAACCCAAAAAGGGCAACACGCTGTGCGTGCGATCCGATTGCATGTATCTAAAGTTGCTCCTTAG